One window of Ferrimicrobium sp. genomic DNA carries:
- a CDS encoding MFS transporter translates to MQQRSRLRSFPHSVFGLYTVAGFYRGAQNMALTTLALIIKEDLGYGAGTIGVISALSGIVLVLVTLMISARLKPAQLERAVSISLVTLVLGLVIIGVSHSIYLTAFASILLGIGGGLGMPGLAGSVQLAAGETSSNPQRILAIYTLVLSISLAIGPLLEAGLLDATHQDVRWPFLAFAILPLLALGIMLSRHREAIAAAARASAAGGPSITPVADTKRVRLLQTPEVVKALLAQLMYAVPFAALTVFGAEVARVTDQATAAQAQLAFTVFFIFSLGSRGLVAWRSPIYHKGLAYTASGIMTITGLTFIVAGHSFTLFLVGMIILGIPHGLIFPLALSALASSLPPDQLPRANSLLMGSSNFVGIIAPLILGVIAAATTYRFMMGTVLAPVILLFAVFVGVVGIMRLRHSPVARSTP, encoded by the coding sequence ATGCAACAACGGTCGCGGCTTCGATCGTTTCCCCACAGTGTCTTTGGACTCTATACCGTGGCGGGATTCTATCGCGGTGCCCAAAACATGGCACTCACGACCCTCGCGCTGATCATCAAAGAGGATCTTGGCTATGGAGCAGGAACCATCGGCGTGATCTCAGCGCTCTCCGGTATCGTCCTTGTGCTCGTCACCCTCATGATCAGTGCACGCCTCAAGCCAGCGCAACTCGAACGCGCGGTATCAATCTCGCTGGTTACACTCGTTCTCGGCTTAGTCATCATCGGCGTGAGTCACTCTATCTACCTCACGGCATTCGCATCCATACTCCTCGGCATCGGCGGAGGCCTAGGAATGCCGGGGCTTGCCGGCTCAGTGCAGCTTGCCGCGGGCGAAACCTCCTCAAATCCTCAACGAATCCTCGCGATCTACACGCTAGTCTTGAGCATCTCACTCGCGATTGGACCGCTTCTCGAGGCTGGCCTCCTCGATGCTACCCATCAAGATGTTCGTTGGCCGTTCTTAGCCTTTGCCATACTTCCACTCCTTGCCCTCGGCATTATGCTGTCGCGACATCGAGAAGCAATCGCTGCCGCTGCTCGCGCGAGTGCTGCGGGAGGGCCGTCCATCACACCTGTCGCCGATACGAAGCGAGTACGACTGCTCCAGACTCCGGAGGTCGTCAAAGCCCTTCTCGCACAACTCATGTACGCCGTGCCCTTTGCAGCCCTCACCGTCTTTGGCGCCGAGGTTGCCCGCGTGACCGATCAGGCCACTGCGGCCCAAGCCCAGCTCGCCTTTACCGTCTTCTTTATCTTCTCGCTCGGCTCCCGTGGACTTGTCGCTTGGCGATCCCCTATCTACCACAAGGGATTGGCCTATACGGCATCGGGGATCATGACCATTACCGGTCTTACCTTTATCGTTGCCGGCCACTCATTCACCCTCTTTCTGGTAGGAATGATCATCCTCGGCATCCCGCATGGTTTGATTTTCCCCCTCGCACTTTCTGCGCTGGCGAGTTCTCTACCACCAGATCAGCTACCCCGTGCAAACTCGTTGTTGATGGGTTCCTCCAACTTCGTTGGTATCATCGCACCACTCATCCTTGGCGTCATCGCCGCCGCTACCACCTATCGATTCATGATGGGCACAGTGCTCGCCCCGGTGATCCTGCTCTTCGCCGTCTTTGTCGGCGTCGTCGGCATCATGCGTCTCCGCCACAGCCCCGTCGCCAGATCGACGCCATAG
- a CDS encoding shikimate kinase gives MDLSHPQGSEYERIVAQLAHTLRQERSLRGLSRSDLARRAQLSERYLAQVETGRANPSLTVLTRLAQALDLGLIELIDVAALATPTQAESLIEQLKRRVVSERHGIALIGLRGAGKTTLGHLLAAQLGWPFYRLTELITERTQMPLDELFSLGGDAAFRRLELETLQQLVEDGESQIIIEIGGGLVTNQPAYQLLRRHWTTVWLSTTPEEHMQRVIAQGDLRPMHGSDRAMEELRTILYERTPFYQAAELHLSTSHRSVETSLTELEGLIAKYLGVGDRAKEDKSPHGGDG, from the coding sequence GTGGACCTTTCCCATCCCCAAGGCTCTGAGTACGAACGGATCGTTGCCCAGCTGGCTCACACGCTGCGCCAGGAGCGCAGCCTGCGAGGGCTCTCTCGGTCCGATCTCGCACGCCGAGCCCAGCTCTCGGAACGCTATCTGGCCCAGGTCGAGACTGGTCGTGCAAACCCGTCACTGACGGTGCTTACCCGACTGGCCCAAGCCCTCGACCTGGGCCTCATCGAGTTGATCGATGTCGCCGCACTCGCCACACCAACCCAGGCGGAATCGCTTATCGAACAACTCAAACGACGGGTCGTTTCCGAGCGACACGGGATCGCTCTGATCGGGTTGCGCGGAGCGGGGAAGACAACTCTCGGTCACTTACTAGCCGCCCAACTCGGCTGGCCTTTCTATCGCCTAACGGAGCTGATCACCGAACGAACCCAGATGCCCCTCGATGAGCTCTTCTCTCTCGGGGGTGATGCCGCTTTTCGCAGACTTGAACTCGAGACCCTGCAACAACTCGTCGAGGATGGCGAGAGTCAAATCATCATAGAGATTGGTGGCGGACTGGTCACGAATCAACCGGCCTACCAGCTACTTCGTCGTCATTGGACCACCGTTTGGCTCTCGACAACGCCAGAGGAACACATGCAACGAGTCATTGCCCAGGGCGACCTACGGCCGATGCACGGCTCCGATCGAGCCATGGAAGAGCTCAGGACTATTCTGTACGAACGAACCCCTTTCTATCAAGCAGCCGAGCTCCATCTATCCACTTCGCATCGGAGTGTCGAAACCTCCCTCACGGAACTCGAAGGGCTCATTGCGAAGTATCTCGGCGTTGGCGACCGCGCCAAAGAAGACAAATCCCCGCATGGGGGAGATGGCTAG
- a CDS encoding benzoate-CoA ligase family protein, whose protein sequence is MMQVQQQETMAIEEWLANLPKSYNIAESLLTTARSQPLGRTAVTDADGTYSYREVEDLVLRSATALMELGLEPEDRLLLVIGDTILFPALFLGAIRAGIVPIPLNPLLAEEDFRYIIEDSRVKAIVTHAQGVEKIERAAAGCRRVKWIERDNGLRGPGIGARILAASPYQQPIATVADEVAFWLYSSGSTGRPKGVRHLHRNVAVTINCFAQQVLGLTPTDTVFSAAKLFFAYGLGNGLTFPFGVGASVAYLNERPTPDSVIDLLQASHASVFCGVPTLFASLLASPRARELADVGLRICTSAGEALPPEIGRRFEELTGAAIIDGLGSTEMLHIFLANRPGSIRYGSSGVPVPGYDARLIDDEGLEIATSGTIGELVVRGYSAADGYWNQRDKSLATFRGHWTHTGDKYLRDDDGYYYYAGRSDDMMKVSGNWVSPFEVESALIAHPSVLEAAVVPWRDVDDLIKPKAYVVVRSDAEPTDTLVSDLQGFVKQQLAPWKYPRWIEFVEELPKTATGKIQRFKLRES, encoded by the coding sequence ATGATGCAGGTCCAACAACAAGAGACGATGGCGATCGAAGAGTGGCTAGCCAACCTGCCAAAGAGCTACAACATTGCAGAGAGTCTGCTCACGACCGCTCGATCACAACCGCTTGGTCGCACAGCGGTCACGGATGCGGACGGTACCTACTCCTATCGAGAGGTTGAAGACCTCGTGCTCCGTTCTGCCACCGCATTGATGGAGCTCGGCCTTGAGCCTGAGGATCGACTTCTTTTAGTCATCGGCGATACCATTCTCTTCCCTGCTCTCTTCCTCGGGGCCATCCGAGCTGGCATCGTTCCCATCCCTCTCAACCCGCTCCTGGCCGAAGAGGACTTTCGCTACATCATCGAAGACTCTAGAGTCAAAGCCATCGTCACCCACGCCCAAGGTGTGGAAAAGATCGAACGGGCGGCGGCTGGGTGTCGACGCGTCAAGTGGATCGAGCGTGACAACGGACTGCGCGGACCGGGGATCGGAGCCCGCATCCTAGCGGCTTCGCCGTATCAGCAACCTATCGCCACCGTCGCCGACGAGGTCGCCTTCTGGCTGTACTCATCAGGATCGACTGGACGCCCAAAAGGGGTTCGGCATCTCCACCGCAATGTGGCCGTCACCATCAACTGTTTCGCCCAGCAAGTACTCGGCCTGACCCCTACCGACACGGTCTTCTCTGCGGCCAAGCTCTTTTTTGCCTATGGCCTTGGCAACGGACTGACCTTTCCCTTCGGCGTTGGAGCAAGCGTCGCCTACCTCAACGAACGGCCAACCCCGGACTCCGTGATCGATCTCCTGCAGGCGAGCCACGCGTCGGTCTTCTGCGGCGTGCCGACACTCTTTGCCTCCTTACTCGCAAGCCCTCGCGCACGAGAACTTGCCGATGTTGGGCTTCGGATCTGCACCTCAGCTGGTGAAGCGTTACCTCCCGAGATCGGGCGCCGCTTCGAAGAACTCACCGGTGCGGCTATTATCGACGGTCTCGGGTCGACCGAGATGCTCCATATCTTTCTGGCCAACCGTCCCGGCAGTATCCGTTATGGTTCCAGCGGCGTTCCTGTTCCCGGGTATGACGCTCGCCTCATCGACGACGAAGGGCTAGAGATCGCCACCTCAGGGACGATCGGCGAGCTGGTGGTGCGGGGTTACTCCGCCGCTGATGGCTACTGGAATCAGCGTGACAAGTCTCTCGCCACCTTCCGAGGGCATTGGACCCATACCGGCGACAAGTACCTCCGCGATGACGATGGTTACTATTACTATGCTGGTCGATCCGATGACATGATGAAGGTCAGTGGCAACTGGGTCTCGCCCTTTGAGGTTGAGTCAGCATTGATCGCCCATCCAAGCGTTCTTGAGGCCGCTGTTGTCCCTTGGAGAGATGTCGATGATCTGATCAAACCGAAGGCCTACGTCGTTGTCCGTTCGGATGCCGAGCCAACGGATACGCTCGTCTCCGACCTCCAAGGCTTTGTCAAGCAGCAACTCGCCCCGTGGAAGTACCCTCGATGGATCGAATTCGTGGAAGAACTCCCCAAAACTGCTACCGGTAAGATCCAACGGTTCAAACTCCGCGAGTCATGA
- a CDS encoding alpha/beta fold hydrolase — MRTTSTIQHLASTLEVAHWSPSLESRDGPTIFLLHEGLGCVEMWKDFPQRLADRLRLPVIAYSRAGYGGSSTIDLPRSLDYMQREADDVLPDLLQALCDGPRVLLGHSDGASIALAYAGAHHDPLLTSVVAIAPHVVVEAIATAAIQGAKEQFTAGTLASKLARYHRANLTSAFWGWNDAWLDPDFRTFSILDRLDTIAVPVLALQGTEDEYGTSMQLELIASSVAETTLILIQEAKHSPHLTHTDRVLDAIERFLDQRGILVPKVTGSPPR; from the coding sequence ATGAGGACGACGTCAACGATCCAGCATCTAGCCAGCACCCTTGAGGTGGCACACTGGTCACCCAGCCTCGAGTCCCGTGATGGTCCAACTATCTTCCTGCTTCACGAGGGTCTCGGGTGTGTGGAGATGTGGAAGGACTTCCCCCAGCGACTGGCAGACCGACTTCGGCTGCCCGTCATCGCCTACTCCAGGGCGGGTTACGGGGGTTCGAGCACCATCGATCTCCCTCGATCGCTTGACTATATGCAACGCGAGGCGGATGACGTGCTACCCGATCTCCTCCAAGCGCTCTGTGACGGGCCAAGGGTACTCCTCGGGCACTCCGATGGTGCATCGATCGCCTTGGCCTATGCGGGTGCCCACCACGATCCGCTACTCACCAGTGTTGTCGCGATCGCACCACATGTGGTGGTTGAAGCGATCGCCACCGCAGCGATCCAGGGGGCGAAGGAGCAGTTTACTGCCGGTACCCTTGCCTCAAAGCTTGCACGGTATCATCGCGCAAATCTCACGAGTGCCTTCTGGGGTTGGAACGACGCTTGGCTGGACCCGGACTTTCGTACCTTTTCGATCCTTGATCGACTGGACACCATCGCGGTGCCCGTTCTCGCCCTGCAGGGAACCGAGGACGAATATGGGACGAGCATGCAACTGGAACTCATCGCGTCAAGCGTCGCCGAGACGACCCTCATCCTCATCCAAGAGGCCAAACACTCCCCTCATCTCACCCACACCGACCGGGTCTTGGATGCAATCGAACGCTTCCTCGACCAACGGGGCATCCTCGTCCCCAAGGTCACCGGGTCGCCACCACGATAA